The following nucleotide sequence is from Chelmon rostratus isolate fCheRos1 chromosome 11, fCheRos1.pri, whole genome shotgun sequence.
GAGTGTGTAGCATAGGGCCTTCAAGATAATCCCCCTATTATCCTTACAAATACAAAATGGAGAGCAGACAATTCTATCTCACAGCCATTATTGTGTCAAAGGTAATGCTAATAGACTTATCTCTGGAGTAATAGCCGAGTTCTCTGCTGTAGCCTATAATAGTTTGATGCGTACTGGACAGCGAATGGCACTTCAGAACAGGCAGTTCAAGAAATGGTTGGtaatttaacaatgaaacaTAATGCATTTTGCCATTAAAGCCCCAATCCAGATTTTGGGTTAAATATTGTTCTTGGGGAGTTTAACTTGGAGATGGAAAGGCTTTCAATGAAATAACAGACCTGCGCTGTGTTTGACCTTCAGGTATAAACATCTAAAAATGTTTGTCGTAGGATTATGAGCTTAAACAAATTGATTTTAAGGCTGAAACCAATTAAGCCAAACGACAAACGTAAAACCTATTTTAGttcaaagctgtgtttttttcaaagctgAGCTGCATCAGGATTTACACCCCAAAAATGTTCCAAAGCTGCAACTTCACCATATTTGACTCAACACAGTAAATCCATATGTTGCATCTCCCATTTCCCTTTGCCTTGTGCAGTAGCATATTCCTCTCCTGTTAAGGAGAACTGGTAGGGGgggtggggaggaggagagggggacaAACACAATTTCCCTTCAGCTCCTTCATTTCCAgttgatataaaacagaatcatGAAAAATCACTTCTGGTCCAAGCTCTCCTTTTTAACCATTAACCCATAAATACAGAAGCTGGTTAAAGCCAGCGGATGACAGGGCCTGCCTCAAAAACCTTGTTACGCTCCCCTCAAATTCATTTAGGGAGCAAACAGGTCTTGAGAGTTGTCTGGCTTAATGCATTGCGATCGCTTTTAAAACTCCTGTCTTGAGGCAGACCCGGGGCTCTGCATCTGCTCGTGGTGTTATACTTCATAACCTTCCACTCTAATATGAAGCCACACATACCCCCTTTAAATCAAATGGCTGTAAATAAGCTGGGAGGTGATTGAAAAGCCTGCATCCAAACGCATGATGAAGGGATggaatgtgaaaaaaagagcTCTTCAGATATTAGAAGAGAACATTATAAATAAAAGGTAATGTTGTCGCAGCCTGTTTAAATTTAATGGGGTCTCTATTAAGTTAGTTTTGATCTACATCATTTTATCTCAAGACGTAAAAGAGGCGATATCCGGAGGTTTTAGTATAATTCATTATGATCCTGTAAATATGCTCTAAAAACTATCCTGAGAATCAATTTGCCCGGTGCTCTCTGTCtttgcctctccctctccacacTGTGTGTAGCCCACAGTTTCCATTACTCCCATCATAAATTATACCACAGAGTGAATTACACTTGCTTTTCACCTTACCAGGCAGGTTTGATGAATCCTAAGGCACAACACATCATCTCAACAAATCTTCATCACCATGCCAGTCGCTGTCTCTTTGCAGTTTAAACCActtcaaatcattttcattgcCCTGCTATTAAAATTTGTAATTCACACCTGCCATTGCAGTGATACATAGTTACATTGAACCCCCTCCTCTCTACCCCCACCTATTCCTCTCCTTCACATCCTCTCTGGTCTCTCTTATCCTCTCCTTTGCTCGTCACTGCCGCGCcacacatctctctccctctccctgtcttgtAAATCAAACAACCTCAGGTGACAGGTCATGCAGATTTCCCACAAGTCACTGGGGCGCAAACATCCATCCAAAAGAGCGGCGCATTGCCGTCACACCTGATGACATAATGACCACTTGGAAACTAATAAACAGCTTCATTCAACCAAAGCTATTGCTCCTTTTCATAAGCGTTACGGccccccatccctctctctatctctcttttctctccctctcctaTCTGTCACAAATTCATCCTCCTGCACCTCACCTCTTCGCTGGTGCTGGAGTTACCCATAAATCACTGCTGTTGTCTAACGCTATCCATTTTCCCAGAAACACAGGGCGGCTGTTGCAGAAATTGGGTCAGGCATAATCTGCAGGGCAGCAGAGCCTGGCTAGTCATGATTCTGCTAGGTAATGTAACCATTAGCACACAGTGAGAGATTGGTAGGATGGGTAGAAGGGGTTGGGTGTGTGGCGGTGGGGGTCCCTTGTACATGATGTGACACCCAAGAAAAGCTGGCAAATGACACGGTTTTATAGCTCCCCATCAACAACGggacatttctgtgtgtgtgtgtgtgagtgagtgactaagtgtgtgtgattctgtgcaGGCTCATGTTTAGTATTTGCACGCGTTAAATTGTCATGAAGCAAATTCAACTTTGACAACGCGAGCCGACTTGGTGTGCCGGACCTCTTGAAAATCTAAACTAGCTTCTGAATTGACAAGACATGCCGTGTGCCTGCAGAGTCCAGAACTCAAAGTGTAACCGATACAGTGATTCATTAAGCagatggagaaaagagagcAGCTTCGATTAATGAGAGTCTTGAACTTTCACAATATGTCTCTTTATTATGTTTCCCCTTACAAGGCCTGATGCTGGAAGGCAGGCTTTAGATGAGGGGGGGATCGGCCCAGAGGCGTGATTAACTTGTGATAGCATGCATCTCTTTCCCACCCTGCAAATATCTACTTCTTAGTTACCTCTGCATGTATTACCTTTATAAGGCAGCTTGCTCAGAGCATACATCTGCAATTTTTACATCTAAAACATCTGTAGTTTTAGACgcagtttgatatttttttctgcctgtgagGCTAATCTATTTAGGAATCAAACAAATATGGCAGCTACAGTGTGAGTCTTGCAGAGGGctaaatgcatgcatgtattcCTGCAAACGTTTAGTCTctccacatactgtacaagctGCAATTTAAATGCGCCTGTCAAGAAGCTTGTGTTATATAGCTAATATTTGAGTGTGAGCCAACAGCAATGTAAAGTACAGTTTGAACAATAATGTCATATATGTTAATTAGCACTTGTGTCTTCCAGGTTTTGTTCTTTGCTTTAGTCGTGGTTAAAGCACAGGTGCTCTTAGTTTAAATCACCTCTAATAAACTTTACTGCAGCTCAACAACCAAAATTCAATGTTCATTTCTGATGCGTGAGCCTTTAACATGTACAGATCATCACACTGGATTATTAGTATAGAATGTCCTGTcataaaatgtgtctgtgtactCTTTGCTCTTCAGGGGAGAGGAAGTTTTAACACAATAGGTAGAATTTGGCCCTTTTTACAACTGCTTTAAGTGTTTGCCTTCTGTGTCGAAAATTAAACTGTCGGTATTTAAGTTTACAGATGTAAgtacacaaaaacagtcaaataaaaccaaacaagcCAATTTTTCACTGAAATAGAAAATTTATTGAATGAGAAGGTTATTATTGAAGATCTAAATTACAATAGAAACAATGATATTTCTTCCTTAAATGgaataattctgtttttttcctgcctgGTGAGATAAAATGACTGATGCTTTGCCGTATATTTGACAAACCAATTAtcaatgaaaacagtgtgaaagcaGCTCGTGTGGAATCCATTTTTCTTGAATGTGAATGCTCAACTCCGTTATTTTATCAgaaagggaaggggaggggcaataaaataaaagtacaaaaattaTTAGAATTAATTATACACACGGTGTATTTTATACATGGAGGGAAGCTTGATTGCTTTCTTGTAAGACGCACAGTTGCTGCATAATAAGAACTTCCTCAGCAAATTAAGTGGTACAATTAATATACAGCGGTTATGTGGAGACACTTATGAGAATGTTGTTTTGtactgcgttttttttttcttttttttttacgtggACTGCAGGTGAACATACAGCAGAGTCAATCAGTACTCGATCTTGTTATACAGGTTGTATAAAGGTAACGCTGGCAGGTTGCTCCCCGGGTAATACAGGGGCGTCGGAAAGGCGATAGACCGGGGAACCGGGACGCGCAGTAAGGAGTTATCTCTGAAAACCAGCGGCATCCCCACTAGTGTCTGTGCCGAGGCGTGGGCCATGTTGGCCGCCTCCAGTTCAGCTGATAGCTGCCGTTTCCATTTGTTCCTCCTGTTCTGAAACCACGTCTTGACCTGAGTCTCCGtcagctgcaggctggaggCTAAGCAGGCCCGCTCCGAGCTGCTCAGGTACCGCTTCATGTCGAAGGTGGACTCCAGCTGGTACACCTGACTCCGGGAGAAAACCGTGCGCGTCTTCTTCTTGGCTGAGTTGCCCTGCTTGTCCGCGGCaccgtccgtctgtctctcctcgGACAGCGGTGACATTTGATGGCACGGTCTCTCCCGCTCCTCCTTATAATCCTGCAGCAGCGGCTGCGGCAGGTGCGGCCGCCGCCCGAGCGCGTCGCTTCCAGACAGAAGTCCTTTAGCGGGACCTAAAACgcgagcaggaggagaaggaggtggtgaAAATCCAACCGGaaaatgcatctgttttttGAGCGTGCCTTTTAAACATGCGGccgagttaaaaaaaaaaaaaaaaaaaaaaaaaaaatcctttcacGAGTTTTCGACACACTCAGTTTGAGAGTTCGTCAAGTGTGAACTCTGACTCCCTAAATCGACTGCTGCTGAAAGCCGGtgactttttaaataaacaattcAGCATGAGTATGCCCGGTGTACAGTAAGCTATTAATTAAATCCCGCTCTATTTAACGCTCAATTGACGACGTGTAGTGCAGCCATTTTAGCAACATGTTTCATCAATTAGCAGGCTCAATTAAATttgaaatgagaggaaagacAGGGGGCTAATTATTCGACCTTCCGCTATTCCGCCGCTGCTGCGGTGATAGTCTGCACATGACAAACAAATGGAAGTGGGAGAGCTGCGTGTGCGTGttacagtcacaaacacaagctAGTGAAATGTGAGCTcaagtgcaaacaaaaacacaaaactggagatctgcttatttaaaaaaatgaaactaacAGGGACTACTTTCATGTAATCTTatagaggaaattaaaaaaaaaaaacgtctaAATATGTGCAgaagattttcatttaattctgcTTATGTACAGCTTTGACAATTGGTTCCGTTCCCTTTTCtacaataatgatgataataataataataataatagcgGTAATAACAAACAGTCCTCACCTAAACACGAGAAGTTATGGGCTTGGTGCTGGGAGCATGGCTCGCTGTGACCCGTGTCGGAGCAGAAGCAGTCTGCCGAGTCCTCCCCGCCGCTGCACTCCTCCTCGGAGGACACCGACAGTGAGCGCCTCCGcggcggcggtggcggcggcCCCTTGGAGAGCTCTTTGGTCCCGGAGCGCGGCGCATCGGACGGCGTGCCCAAAATAGACTGGATGGTGAAGCTGGAAATCGGGCCCGACGAGCACTTGCTCCCGCTGTCTTCTGCGCTACTCATTCTCGCTTCATAACAGTATTGAAGTATTGACTGAATCTGTCTGTCCCCTTGTATTCCGTTATTGGTTTCTACACGATTGGTGCGTAAAAATTACGAAAGCGGCTTCTGTCTCCCTTTTTGTCCCCCCCTTGCCTGTTTAATTGTGGAGTTTTAACATTGAACGAGTTGAAGGTGTTTTTTCTAGCGCTCGGGGAACATGAGTGTATTCctggtcctcctcctcatgctcTGGATCACCGGCAGCGAGGCTGCGTTGCTTCATTTGCATGTAGGTAAGCTCCTCCTGGACCAATCGCAGCCGCCAACAGAAGCCCGGAAATTTCAAACTCCTGTCAGGGCTTTGAGATGGGATGAGGCGAGCGAGGGAGTCGAACAAGACCAGCAGAGCTCAAATCTGCATCCAGTTTCACTCAGAAAACTTAAAGTAAATGTTTCAACCATGctttttattactattttacttttaaaagtcATGCAATATTGGTTGTCGTTGACTAATATGGTTTTAAGTAAATTAAAAATGgttatgaataaaaaaacactgaattcccatatgtcatattttatgaaaatatatacatatatactatatttGCAATATCTGTCTTTCAGGGCGTTTTGTGGCCTAAACCCGCCTcattcataaacacaaactaaaGTCAACGTGCTTCTAACCCTCCATGCAACCCACAGAAGCAAGAACGGGCTCAGTCAACTGAGGATGACCTCATACAAGAACTGTCATGTCGCCTTTTCTCCCTTATCCTTTGCATGCTAAATTGGCCGGGGTGACGGGAACACGCATACGGCCTTGGAACCAATGCGGAGGCCCTAACTCATTtttcctgaaaataataaacTCATTCCGCGTCCATTATCTGCGATTAAGAATTAATTTGATCATTACTGAGCTAATCTGCCTCGTGATGACCGCGCGTGGAGTGGAGGCCGGCTAAttgattgactaattgattggaggtggtgggggctgagggcgtgcacgcgtgtgtgtgtgtttgtgtgtgtgtgtgtgtgtgtgtgtgtgtgtgtgtgtgtgtgcggtgtcAGAGGAGGGGGGGCGCTTCCCACCACCGCCCTCCTCCCCACCTTCACCAcccatgctctgtgtgtgtgtgtgtgtgtctggttgtgTCTGGCTGCGGGACAGCTGCGGGGCTTGAGCTGGCGGTTCGGGCACATTATCCCTCTTTTACTGCTTTGTGAGGGAGCCCCAGACACATTACAAATGGTCAGCTTTAATCATCATGTCAGTGCCCTTCCCGGTAGCCACACAACCGGCATTCGGTGTTAAGACATGGTGGAAGAGGCAGAAGACGGCGAcggacgctgctgctgctggtgatgatgatgatgatgatggtgacgaCAGAAGCCGCtgccagcatcatcatcatcatcatagcaGCCAGACAGAAGCATCTGGATCCACGCGTAAATATCGTCAACCGGCAGCGGGGCCAGCAGCTGCTTAACGATCTTAACAAAACGCTTACGCAGGGGAGGCTTTACCGAAGGGGGGGCAAATATATGAGGGCAGTCAGGGCGGATGCTGGATTTATGGTGGTTACACATAAGGCGTGAAATCTGCAATGACAGTTAAATGGGTTTGTTTTATATGCCGCTCTTTTCAAACAAAGACCTTTGTCAGTGTGGCCGCCTTCATCACTTTCAGACGACTTTTGCAAAGTGAGATTAGTTCATCACGGAGATAGTGGACATAACGGGCCGCGACTGCGCCGCAGCGAATGAATTACGCacgctgctttttttttatgtcagagCTGGCGTTTATAGGCCAGTCGTACAGGCCGATAGGTGTAGCTCCCCGTTATTAGTATGGAAATGTCCATCCCTTACCCATGTTTCTGCGTTCCGCCTTCATCTGGCGAGGCCCAAACAGCGAGGAGCGGGCCTAAGTCCGTGCTCTATCACTGTGATGGGTGGCGCGCCGCCGCCCTACCGCAATAACAGAACAAGATCTTTAGCAGGAGAGAAAGGTctgagaaagacagatgaagtTATGAGGCGCTTTGATCTGGGAATCAAGCTTCGATAAATATTAAACAAAGACCCTTTACACGTGTGTATTATGATGTATGGCGTGTCCAACTCTAGAATAAGGAAATTACCAGAGAAAATGATATCAATAAATTTTCTAAGTATAAACGTTGATTATGTTTCGATTTTCATTCAAGAAAGCGGGGCCTGCTCTTTTTTCAGGaggcgtttgtgtgtgtgtgtgtgtgtgtgtgtgagagagagagagagagagagagagagagagagagagagagagagagagagttgtaaACGCAGGCAGAGCGCCCGAGCCCTGGAGGTGTACAATTTATGTAATCTGAGTGTGGAAATGAACTGGGTAATTTATtggaaaacacaaagtcagGAAGATTGGATCAGTACAGCCTATCCACAGGCTCCTATCCATCAAGTTCCAATTAACAACCTAACCATTGAGTTTTAATGGCTTTCCAATCTACTGCCCTGATAGACTCATCAATTCCTCGGGGAGAAATTAAGAAAATCGACCGCCCCTCGGCGTTTCAGTGTCATTCTTCACAGCAACTATAtgtcaaattaaaaacacaattaaaatttAAACTGTTCCAATCAGACGGTGCCCCGCAACCTATGTTTCACTTAATAGAACTTTGATGAAAATCTGATGCTCGCGTTCAATCAGCAAAGCAAATGGGATGGGTTTAAAACAAGATTTCCTCTTGGAGAAGTGTCAAAGAGTTGCGGGCTTTGACGCGTCACGGCGGGGACGTGGGGTGCTCGGGTCGCTTGTGTTTGCTCTCTGATGGTGGAAGCCGCGCAGGTCTAATCTGTATCTATAACAGGATGCAGGACCAACGTGAAAGGTGCTTTTCAGGTGAACTTCTCCATGCACACGTTTACTTTTGGCCCATTTTGCCCGAAGGAGCCATCAAGGAggatgtttgttgtttgatatGCTTTAGAAAGACATGGAAACTTTATAGGCTATCATGCTCTCACTGCTCCATCTAAAATATTCACATGGTTCCTGTCTTAGCGAATCATCTGCTAACCCCTAATTTCATAAAGTCACGTTATAACCAACATGTGAGCAGATGCCAGTGGCTTCAGAGAAGAGGCTAGCGTTGCGCAAGGTGGTCGGGCCACTTGTATGTTTCCAAACTGGCACTAAAGCCTATGATAGGGCTTGAAATTACCCATTCAGCTCTCCATTTTAATGTAATACACTGAGCGCAGTCGCCGGTCACGTCCGTTTGCCCCCGTTCCTGCAAATGTAGGCTACTTTATCTGATTTTGGCCCCCGCTGCCTTTCCTCTTTTACATAAAGATGTCGCGCAAATGGAAATTATCGAGTGGTAATTTTTTCAATTTATGCGCGCAAATCAAGGTCACACGCTGAGCCGAAGCGGCGCGTGAACGTTGCTCTTACTTGACGCAATATGATGCAGACGTTTGCAGATCGATATGTGCCAGAGGAATAATGCCATACCAATCTATTAATTTGCAGTAATGGGGCCGTGTTGAGTGTGCATGGTAGGTACACGTCAATAATTGGGTGATCTGACGATATTTGAATGGACCCTTTGTCTCTTGATGAGGTCATCATATAGAGTTTATTGCTGACGGATTCATTTCCAATAACTGCATTAGCCtagagatgaaaacagaaaattgccTTTGAGGCAAAGCCTGATGTGCCTAATAGTTGATTTATCCTCGTaatctcattttttttatttttgaattttcacaattttcttcTGGGTGATATTTCTCTTGTTTGGGCCATCCTAGTGCAATATTGTGTAGTCCGTTTTTATGCGGTAAACTGCAGGCAGACTGAGCGTTCAGATACTCTTCAAACTGTCCTCAAACTGTGAAGCCATAAATAGAGGGTCTGCATGCGCGTCAGACGCACGAGGAGAGAGTCGACTGTTGGTGTTTTAATTAAAGGGACCACGCGGAAGCAGCTCGGAGCCTCTCTGCAGGTGTCTACAAGTGTCCACCTAGTCTCTGTCACCTGACCACAGCCTGGAGGTGGATTCTACTCAGACTCCAGAGCGGAAAATACGtaaaaacctttatttacaTAAAACGTTACATCACTGTGATTATTAAACGGTGTTTCTTACTGATCACCGATCATCGCGAGTTATTGTGCTCGGGCCCAGCTCAGCAGAGGATAGAGGagtgctccctccctcccctcacaGCCTCCTCCCCTCGGACCTGCATTGCTCCCTTGTAACTTTATACAGGATTTGttaaaaaattaagaaaaataaaaagcaaaataaaatgaaaacaatcataCTATATGCAGCAAAATGACAAGCTCGGGTTCAGCTTGGGCATCTAGCCTGGATCCTGTTAAAATACCTACCTACCTATCGAAATGTGATTCTGAGACTTCTTTTCTCGCCCATAAGATTGAAAAGTAATAGCATCACCACGGGTGGGACGCCTGTATCACATCTTTAGCGCACTTATATTAACTTCCATTGATTTTTCTCAAATTAAGCATCTTGAACCAAACAATTCAAACCTCTCCACATTCGTTTAGAAGTTTTGTTGCCTTGTTCAAGAAAATGGCAAAGTGGGTTAATTTGCATGAAAAGAAGCGATCACCTCATCGCATTTTTAAGCCTTTTTATACCTTTAacagtattatttatttaagtttcaTACATGTCGTCTTCGTGATAGTCGCACCGAGTGTCCAGTGACACCTGTAAAGTCGTAAGCTGTGTTACAAAGTACTAGTTTAATAATTTATCtctattttgaaaatgtacacctttttaactgtttttttttttcataaaaaagaTTATTTTGGCTTCAGGTGCAATATACTGTGGAGACATACAGGGACGTTATTGcagaggtttaaaaaaaaaaccataagGATATGATTATCacataaagtgttttttatatCCTAAAACAAGTGTCCTACTTCACCACTTAAATATTAAGTGGCATCCCAAGTGATCCTTGTAAAAAGAGACGCTTTCTCATAAAGtagtcaaaaaaataaaattacgttcagaaataaaaaaaaggtgcataaaatactaaaaaaaaaaaaagaaaagaaaaataaaataagaatgtCTTACACCAAAATAGTGATGTGGAGATACATGCCATCCTGACATCCCTCCAactcacaatgacaatacaacacacacacacacacacacacacacacacacacacacacacacacacacacacaagaagctAAAAGACAGCAGCTCATACTCAGGGAGTAATGTCCTCTTCTGAATACATTACCCATAATTTTGGCAAGATGGTGGCAATTACGCATCTAATTGACCGAGCCactttttatgtaaaataacGTTTTTAAAGTGCATAACACTAAGATGAAACCCACCTGCCCAAgccacaagtgtgtgtgtgtgtgtgtgtgtgtgtgtgtgtgtgtgtgtgtgtgtgctgaaaagGGGTTCAATGTGTAAAATATCTATTATCAGAATAGAGATTCATTTGGGATATTAAATTCTTCTACGCAAATATTTTATGCACCAAATTGTCTTTGGTGCATAAAATATTTGCGTAAAAATGTTGATGCTGTAGTGACACAAAGTAgaacaatgaataaaatgaaataattacaTATATGTTCATTAGAAACTGCCTCCATTTGACCTCCTCTGTGATCATCTAATCCATAACTGGACGCAAGagtcatagaaaaaaaaatatcctaAAAGGAATAAGGAATATTCTCCATTTATTTCACAACATGGTTCAGCAATACAATATCAAAACGTTGTTTTTACTGTACAAAGGAGCAGCCGCAAGTGGCCGCTCCTCTCCCCGTGCCTcattaaatatatacatttacttttttcttgttttttacaCCAGTGTAGTCGATATTTTTGCCGCTCctattcaaaaacacaaagtcgAGTAAGAGACATTGGAGCTCTCACTTGTGCTTGAGGGACGCGTCCATGTGGAGGGAACGAGGGTGAGAGTCACTAAAACTAAACAGAAAGCTACGTGGGTATCTTACAATTGAGAGTGTCTTGATTGTCCGCCGTCAAGCGCTTAAAAAAGGGGggacaaaatgaaagaagtACAACAAAATTCTCATTAACATCGAGCCGTGAATGGCTGATAAACATACACGATGTTTCCCGGACTCATTCACTCACAGCACACCGTCAGTGTATTGCACATCATCGTGTAGCTTCGTCAGTTctggaaatgaaagtgaaatcaGATAATTGGTTGTTGGGTGAGAAGCAGGCCCGCGCCTTCACGCCGCCAATGTTTGTAAACAAGgtgaagtttttgtttgtttgtttgtgttttttgcaggCCTACGTCACACAGAGTCAGCCTGTCCAGCAACAGTCGAGGTGTaaaaggagggaaaaataaaagacactCATCAGGCAGTGTAAGCAGGTGGACTCCTGAggtgattaataataataataataataataataataataataataataataaacgtTGGATTTGAATTGTCGGATCACGTGTAAACGGCACCCTTATGGAAAATGACACAATATATTTGCCAAAATAGGTCCATGTAGGCCTGactgtgtctcttttctttattttttttttttcttcattcagtCAGTTGTACAAAAATAttaagtctttttttatttttatttttttctggtgagttgatttgtgaaaataaacaccAACTTGTGCCGCCGGACTGAGCTCTTTTCAAACCGGTCTGAGCAGCGGCACGGATGTGACGATGGGATGGGAGTAGTAGACTCCCGGGTGCGGGAAGGTGAGCAGCGGCTGGCTGGCGGGCACGTTGGCAGCGGCGCCCCCGCTCTCAGAGGCCGAGTTCTCGTGGTAGAGGATGGGCACCCGGACTATCCTCTGCGCCGCGGCGTGGCTCAGGTTGGCGGCCTCCAGCTCCGCGGCCAGCTGCCTTTTCCACTTGTTCCTCCTGTTCTGGAACCAGATCTTCACCTGAGTCTCCGTCAGGTGCAGGGACGCGGCCAGGCCGGCCCGCTCCGAGCTGCTCAGGTACCGCTTCATGTCGAAGGTGGACTCCAACTGGAACACTTGGCTCCGGGAAAAAACCGTGCGCGTCTTCTTCTTGCGGCACGGCTTCTTGTCGTCGTCCCTCTTCTTCCACTCCTCCAGCTCGTCTTTCTTGGCTTCTTCCGTGTCGCTCTCCTCCAGGATAATCTCGTCGCcgcttttgttgttttgctcatcgtcctcgtcctcgtctTTGGCGTCTGGCTCGGATTTGAGTACCAGATCCGGTGAGTCTCTGTCTGTGCCCGAGGTTGGAGAGGAGTCTCTGGCTCCCGGTTTCTCGGTGACTGAAATGGGGGCACAGGGAGACGTGGTCATAAACACTGAGTTCGGGATTTTATTGACAGCCTGTTGATACTGGTCGCCCTTTGCGCTTTGAGGAAACTA
It contains:
- the hmx2 gene encoding homeobox protein HMX2, whose translation is MSSAEDSGSKCSSGPISSFTIQSILGTPSDAPRSGTKELSKGPPPPPPRRRSLSVSSEEECSGGEDSADCFCSDTGHSEPCSQHQAHNFSCLGPAKGLLSGSDALGRRPHLPQPLLQDYKEERERPCHQMSPLSEERQTDGAADKQGNSAKKKTRTVFSRSQVYQLESTFDMKRYLSSSERACLASSLQLTETQVKTWFQNRRNKWKRQLSAELEAANMAHASAQTLVGMPLVFRDNSLLRVPVPRSIAFPTPLYYPGSNLPALPLYNLYNKIEY
- the hmx3a gene encoding homeobox protein HMX3, translating into MPETTQETCASAKDSPFFIKNLLNCDSKPSKPKPVLTSTKAALEGGFSLSQVGDFNFPRFDLPAQRFSLPAHYLERTSAWWYPYAFSSSAHLHRTEVTEKPGARDSSPTSGTDRDSPDLVLKSEPDAKDEDEDDEQNNKSGDEIILEESDTEEAKKDELEEWKKRDDDKKPCRKKKTRTVFSRSQVFQLESTFDMKRYLSSSERAGLAASLHLTETQVKIWFQNRRNKWKRQLAAELEAANLSHAAAQRIVRVPILYHENSASESGGAAANVPASQPLLTFPHPGVYYSHPIVTSVPLLRPV